The proteins below come from a single Benincasa hispida cultivar B227 unplaced genomic scaffold, ASM972705v1 Contig737, whole genome shotgun sequence genomic window:
- the LOC120069999 gene encoding probable pectinesterase/pectinesterase inhibitor 36, which produces MPFPLATFLLLFLPLALLTSPNSSLPELDPVRLAQAGFREARTGIADLKRRPFGHRNLQAALGDCATLYEEADWRLAGMLVGENYTAEDAWMWLSAAVANHRSCLDGLEEVGAATAVDGNNLTVLLTGALRLYHKIAAVEKRIGWEVVEKRKWRENRGINLAKWNPATSKADYVVAKDGSGTHTTINGAVVALTRTGRRRRGERIVIYVKAGVYKENVEIGIQLKNIMVVGDGADKTMVIGSRNVPDGATTYNSATFGVSGDGFWARDITFENIAGPEKQQAVALRLNSDLAVVYRCVIKGYQDTLFLHSLRQFYRDCQIYGTVDFIFGNSAAVLQNCEIFVRRPIRHQANMITAQGRDDPAEATGISIIDSRVRPAPDFAPVKAQYRTYLGRPWKRFSRTVVIATDLDGLIDPKGWAEWRGDFAVSTLFYAEFKNRGGGSSTRFRVSWPGFHVLRSAEEARPFTVTEFLHGGAWIPATGVPFEAGV; this is translated from the exons atgcccttCCCTCTCGCTACctttcttctcctcttcttACCCCTGGCCCTGCTGACTTCCCCTAATTCTTCGTTGCCCGAGCTGGACCCGGTTCGGTTGGCCCAGGCCGGGTTTAGGGAAGCCAGAACCGGAATAGCTGATTTAAAACGACGTCCGTTTGGGCATCGGAATCTACAGGCCGCACTTGGCGATTGCGCTACGCTCTACGAGGAGGCGGACTGGCGGCTCGCCGGAATGTTGGTTGGAGAGAATTATACGGCGGAAGATGCTTGGATGTGGCTTAGCGCCGCCGTGGCTAACCATCGGAGTTGTTTGGATGGATTGGAAGAGGTCGGCGCTGCGACGGCGGTGGATGGGAATAACTTGACCGTGTTGCTCACCGGAGCTCTGCGTTTATACCACAAGATCGCTGCCGTGGAGAAGCGGATCG gGTGGGAAGTAGTGGAGAAACGGAAATGGAGAGAAAACAGAGGAATCAACTTGGCGAAGTGGAATCCGGCGACGTCGAAGGCGGATTATGTGGTGGCAAAGGACGGCTCTGGCACCCACACAACCATAAACGGCGCGGTGGTGGCTCTAACGAGGACTGGACGGAGACGGCGAGGGGAGAGAATTGTGATATACGTGAAAGCCGGCGTTTACAAGGAGAATGTGGAAATTGGAATACAGTTGAAGAATATCATGGTTGTCGGCGACGGCGCAGACAAAACCATGGTCATCGGTAGTCGCAACGTGCCCGACGGCGCCACCACTTATAACTCAGCTACATTTG GAGTTTCCGGTGACGGATTTTGGGCGAGGGACATAACATTCGAGAACATCGCCGGACCGGAAAAGCAACAGGCCGTGGCGCTACGGCTGAATTCCGACCTTGCCGTTGTATACCGGTGCGTAATAAAAGGCTATCAGGACACCCTCTTCCTCCATTCCCTCCGTCAATTCTACCGTGACTGTCAAATCTACGGCACCGTCGATTTCATTTTCGGGAACTCCGCCGCCGTCCTCCAGAACTGTGAAATCTTCGTCAGACGGCCGATTCGCCACCAAGCCAACATGATCACCGCCCAAGGCCGCGACGATCCGGCCGAGGCCACTGGAATTTCGATCATCGACTCCAGAGTCCGGCCGGCGCCAGATTTCGCCCCCGTAAAGGCTCAGTACAGGACCTACCTCGGGCGCCCGTGGAAGAGGTTTTCGAGGACGGTGGTTATAGCGACGGATTTGGACGGATTGATCGATCCGAAAGGCTGGGCAGAATGGAGGGGGGATTTTGCGGTTTCGACTCTGTTTTATGCAGAGTTTAAGAACAGGGGCGGCGGTTCTTCGACGAGATTTAGGGTTAGTTGGCCGGGATTTCACGTCCTCCGTAGTGCGGAGGAGGCGCGGCCTTTCACGGTGACCGAGTTTCTTCACGGTGGGGCTTGGATTCCGGCTACCGGCGTACCCTTCGAGGCGGGCGTTTGA